One part of the Mangrovibacillus cuniculi genome encodes these proteins:
- a CDS encoding energy-coupling factor ABC transporter ATP-binding protein — MMKPIIELNNVTFRYPRQTVNALNEVSFSIMKGSWTAIVGHNGSGKSTIARLLNGLQFPLKGELLIDSLVSNETTVWDIRKKIGMVFQHPDNQFVGTTVEDDVAFGLENNGVPREEMIARVQEALHQVRMTDFLRQEPHHLSGGQKQRVAIASVLALQPDVIILDEATSMLDPIGREEVIQTIQQVQKNSGMTVISITHDLEEATQADTIIMMNKGEVYKIGTPREVLTNEVELKKLGLDVPFSLKLQKAFAEKGWQLDKPALTREELVDALWTLG; from the coding sequence ATGATGAAGCCTATCATAGAGTTGAATAATGTAACATTTAGATACCCACGTCAAACGGTAAATGCACTTAATGAAGTATCTTTTTCTATAATGAAGGGGTCTTGGACTGCTATCGTAGGTCACAATGGATCAGGTAAATCAACAATTGCAAGGCTATTAAATGGCCTACAGTTTCCTTTAAAGGGAGAGCTATTGATTGATTCTCTAGTTTCTAATGAGACTACTGTTTGGGATATCCGTAAGAAGATTGGTATGGTTTTTCAGCATCCAGATAATCAGTTTGTTGGGACAACAGTGGAAGATGATGTGGCTTTTGGATTAGAAAATAATGGGGTTCCTAGAGAAGAAATGATAGCTAGAGTACAAGAAGCCTTACATCAAGTTAGAATGACAGATTTTCTGCGTCAAGAGCCGCACCATCTGTCTGGTGGACAAAAACAAAGAGTTGCCATTGCATCAGTCTTGGCACTTCAACCAGATGTAATTATATTAGACGAGGCAACATCTATGTTAGATCCAATTGGTAGAGAAGAAGTAATTCAGACCATACAGCAAGTGCAGAAAAATAGTGGCATGACGGTAATATCCATTACGCATGATCTGGAAGAAGCGACGCAAGCTGATACCATCATTATGATGAATAAGGGAGAAGTATATAAAATAGGAACTCCTAGGGAAGTATTAACGAATGAAGTGGAATTGAAGAAGCTTGGATTAGATGTTCCGTTCTCGTTAAAATTACAAAAGGCTTTTGCAGAAAAAGGTTGGCAACTGGACAAGCCTGCACTTACAAGGGAAGAGTTGGTGGATGCTTTATGGACATTAGGATAA
- a CDS encoding energy-coupling factor ABC transporter ATP-binding protein, translated as MDIRIKNIDYVYQKGSPFERRALHNVSVSVPKGSYAAIIGHTGSGKSTLLQHLNGLLIPSSGTVSIGDTTINPKTKEKHLKPIRQQVGIVFQFPEYQLFEETVEKDICFGPINFGLSEEEAKKRADYWLNRVGLGQEIAQKSPFELSGGQMRRVAIAGVLAMNPDVLVLDEPIAGLDPRGRQEIMDLFEDIRNEHGITIILVTHSMEDAAEYAENLVLLNKGEVVMQGTPREVFSQAEQLAPIGLSIPEVVRFQKAWEQKSGLSLNKTCLTIKELVDAVTSQKRGEVL; from the coding sequence ATGGACATTAGGATAAAGAATATAGACTATGTATACCAAAAAGGTTCTCCTTTCGAACGAAGAGCTCTGCACAATGTGTCTGTATCGGTTCCTAAAGGGAGTTATGCTGCCATTATAGGACATACCGGTTCTGGTAAGTCTACTTTGTTACAGCACTTAAACGGCCTTTTAATTCCATCTAGTGGTACTGTCTCTATAGGAGATACAACTATTAATCCTAAGACAAAAGAAAAGCATTTGAAACCGATTCGCCAACAAGTGGGGATTGTCTTTCAGTTTCCTGAGTATCAACTGTTTGAAGAAACGGTAGAAAAAGATATATGTTTTGGTCCTATTAACTTTGGATTGTCTGAAGAAGAAGCAAAGAAAAGAGCGGATTATTGGCTAAATAGAGTAGGCTTAGGGCAAGAAATAGCACAGAAGTCTCCTTTTGAGCTATCAGGAGGGCAAATGAGACGAGTTGCGATCGCTGGAGTGTTAGCCATGAACCCAGACGTTCTCGTTCTAGATGAGCCCATTGCTGGCTTAGATCCAAGAGGTAGACAAGAAATCATGGATCTATTTGAGGATATTCGAAATGAGCATGGTATTACAATTATTTTGGTAACTCATAGTATGGAGGATGCTGCTGAATATGCAGAGAATTTAGTTTTACTTAATAAAGGTGAAGTAGTGATGCAAGGGACTCCGAGAGAAGTATTCTCCCAAGCTGAGCAACTAGCCCCTATTGGTCTTAGTATCCCAGAAGTGGTAAGATTCCAAAAAGCGTGGGAGCAAAAAAGTGGGCTGTCTTTAAATAAGACGTGTTTAACTATCAAAGAATTGGTGGATGCTGTAACTAGTCAAAAAAGAGGTGAAGTACTATGA
- a CDS encoding energy-coupling factor transporter transmembrane component T family protein, with protein sequence MNKMIFGRYIPTDSWVHRADPRMKLLFVFLFLFVVFLANSVTTYAILLLFTLFLIKETKFPLLYVLQGLKPLYFIIIFTFLLHIFFTKEGPILIDLNWIAIHTEALRQGIFISIRFLLLILVTSLLTLTTAPITITDGLEYLLHPLKKIRFPVHEVALMMSISLRFIPTLMDETEKIIKAQKARGSDFTTGTLIQRVKALIPLLIPLFVSAFKRAEDLATAMEARGYRGGEGRTKYRALTWSKVDTLSILALGVLAILLVGVRSVGL encoded by the coding sequence ATGAATAAAATGATCTTTGGAAGATATATTCCAACAGATTCATGGGTACATAGAGCAGATCCTCGGATGAAGCTGCTATTCGTATTCTTGTTCCTTTTTGTTGTTTTTTTAGCTAATAGTGTAACAACGTATGCAATATTATTGCTATTTACGCTATTTTTAATTAAAGAAACTAAATTCCCACTTTTATATGTGTTGCAAGGGTTAAAGCCACTCTATTTCATCATTATTTTTACTTTCTTGCTTCATATCTTCTTTACAAAAGAAGGACCTATATTAATAGATTTAAACTGGATTGCGATTCATACAGAGGCTTTAAGGCAAGGTATTTTTATCTCTATTCGCTTTTTATTACTCATTCTGGTTACGTCCTTATTAACGTTAACCACTGCACCTATTACAATTACCGATGGGCTAGAGTACTTACTCCACCCGTTAAAAAAGATACGCTTCCCAGTACATGAGGTGGCCTTAATGATGTCCATATCGTTACGTTTTATTCCTACGTTAATGGATGAAACAGAAAAAATTATTAAGGCACAGAAAGCAAGAGGTAGTGACTTCACCACTGGTACCCTTATTCAAAGAGTAAAAGCTCTAATCCCTTTATTAATTCCCTTATTCGTATCCGCATTTAAACGTGCAGAAGATTTAGCAACAGCAATGGAAGCAAGAGGATATAGAGGTGGAGAAGGACGTACTAAATATCGAGCCCTAACGTGGAGTAAGGTCGATACATTATCCATTTTAGCGCTGGGTGTACTAGCTATCTTGTTAGTTGGTGTAAGGAGTGTAGGATTGTGA
- the truA gene encoding tRNA pseudouridine(38-40) synthase TruA, whose product MRRVRCIVQYDGTNFAGYQVQPGKRTVQREIEQALTMIHKGQEIRIAASGRTDAGVHAFGQVFHFDTPLSIPAEKWPIVIQTKLPSDIVITKADYVQEDFHSRFSVKRKTYCYKIYTGNHKTPFKRNYAYFEQYDLDINKMKKAASKFLGVHDFTAFCSAKTEIEDKVREIYSISVEEQEGDISIQITGNGFLYNMVRIMVGTLLEIGRGTRPVTSVETALQSRFRQDAGKTAPPHGLYLWSVDYE is encoded by the coding sequence GTGAGGCGCGTGAGATGCATTGTTCAATACGATGGAACGAACTTTGCTGGATATCAAGTACAGCCAGGTAAGCGTACTGTTCAACGTGAAATAGAACAAGCTTTAACAATGATTCATAAAGGGCAGGAGATCCGTATTGCTGCTTCTGGGAGAACAGATGCGGGAGTGCATGCCTTCGGACAAGTATTTCATTTTGATACGCCTTTATCTATTCCAGCTGAGAAATGGCCCATTGTAATTCAAACAAAGTTACCTAGTGATATCGTCATCACTAAGGCAGATTATGTACAAGAAGATTTTCACTCGCGCTTTTCGGTAAAGAGAAAAACATATTGCTATAAAATCTATACTGGTAATCATAAAACGCCATTTAAAAGAAATTACGCTTATTTCGAGCAGTACGATTTAGATATAAATAAAATGAAAAAAGCGGCTTCAAAATTTTTGGGTGTTCATGACTTTACTGCCTTTTGTTCTGCGAAGACAGAAATAGAGGATAAGGTGAGAGAGATCTACTCCATCTCTGTCGAGGAGCAGGAAGGTGACATATCTATTCAAATAACAGGAAATGGTTTTTTATACAATATGGTAAGAATTATGGTAGGAACATTATTAGAAATTGGTAGAGGTACACGACCAGTAACTAGTGTAGAAACCGCGCTACAATCACGTTTTCGCCAAGATGCTGGTAAAACTGCTCCTCCCCATGGGTTGTATTTATGGTCGGTTGATTATGAATAA
- the rplM gene encoding 50S ribosomal protein L13, producing the protein MRTTYMAKANEIERKWYVVDAEGKTLGRLSSEVASILRGKHKPTFTPNVDTGDFVIIINAEKIELTGKKLTDKIYYRHSQFPGGLKSRTALEMRTNYSEKMLELAIKGMLPKGSLGRQMFKKLFVYAGAEHNHQAQKPEAYELRG; encoded by the coding sequence ATGCGTACAACGTACATGGCGAAAGCTAATGAAATCGAGCGTAAATGGTACGTAGTTGATGCAGAAGGTAAAACGCTTGGTCGTCTTTCTTCAGAAGTTGCATCAATCTTACGTGGTAAACATAAACCAACTTTCACACCGAATGTTGACACTGGTGACTTCGTTATCATCATCAACGCTGAGAAAATCGAATTAACTGGTAAAAAATTAACAGACAAAATCTACTACCGTCATTCTCAATTCCCAGGTGGATTAAAGTCTCGTACAGCATTAGAAATGCGTACAAACTACTCAGAAAAAATGCTTGAACTAGCAATCAAAGGAATGCTTCCAAAAGGTTCTCTAGGTCGCCAAATGTTCAAAAAATTATTCGTATACGCTGGTGCAGAACATAATCACCAAGCACAAAAACCAGAAGCTTACGAGCTTCGCGGTTAA
- the rpsI gene encoding 30S ribosomal protein S9: protein MAQVQYIGTGRRKSSVARVRLVPGEGRITINGRDVENYIPFAALREVIKQPLNVTETLGAYDVHVNVNGGGYTGQAGAIRHGIARALLQVDPEYRPGLKRAGLLTRDPRMKERKKYGLKGARRAPQFSKR, encoded by the coding sequence ATGGCACAAGTTCAATATATCGGAACAGGTCGTCGTAAAAGCTCTGTTGCACGTGTGCGCCTAGTTCCAGGTGAAGGCCGCATCACAATCAACGGACGCGACGTTGAAAACTACATTCCATTCGCAGCATTACGCGAAGTAATCAAACAACCATTAAACGTAACAGAAACTCTTGGCGCTTACGACGTACACGTAAACGTAAACGGTGGAGGTTACACTGGTCAAGCAGGAGCTATCCGTCACGGTATCGCTCGTGCATTACTACAAGTTGATCCTGAGTATCGTCCAGGCCTAAAACGTGCTGGTTTACTAACTCGTGACCCACGTATGAAAGAGCGTAAGAAATACGGTCTTAAAGGCGCTCGTCGTGCACCTCAGTTCTCAAAACGTTAA
- a CDS encoding DUF2521 family protein, with product MTVITSFTAKRREKQWKWERTILKEITLNHIHESVMNHFGSVKVMGGKPLQESVVEGCYDVAIEAYLLGAQFSHLLHKGERQDAIEKKSISTRKHITDTLYNFWLYWAKIGDHGGMDESIYFVCEPFVDHWYKEGVDKGTRRLKLRLR from the coding sequence TTGACAGTCATTACATCCTTTACTGCTAAAAGAAGAGAGAAGCAATGGAAATGGGAAAGAACAATTCTTAAGGAAATAACATTAAATCATATACATGAAAGTGTAATGAATCACTTTGGCTCAGTGAAAGTTATGGGAGGTAAGCCTCTCCAAGAGAGTGTTGTGGAAGGTTGTTACGATGTAGCGATTGAAGCTTACCTGCTTGGGGCACAATTTAGTCACCTTTTACACAAAGGGGAAAGACAGGATGCGATAGAGAAAAAAAGCATTTCTACACGCAAGCATATTACAGATACACTTTATAACTTCTGGTTGTACTGGGCGAAAATAGGGGATCATGGGGGAATGGATGAATCGATTTACTTTGTATGTGAACCCTTTGTTGACCACTGGTATAAAGAGGGTGTTGATAAAGGTACTAGACGCTTAAAACTTCGATTACGATAA
- the cwlD gene encoding N-acetylmuramoyl-L-alanine amidase CwlD produces the protein MIGFNRKWVLLIIGVGVIFFILQFQFDKNNTFNGLQLPLSGKIIYLDPGHGGVDGGAGKVGALEKDIALEVSLKLRDYLQEQGALVILTREHDTDLADVDTKGYSRRKVEDLKERVKRINESEADMFLSIHLNSIPSAKWSGAQAFFSPHMKESEAVSKAIQYHLKGQLENTTRDAKAVSNIFILKNTTKPGALIEIGFLSNPAERELLVQDKYQDRIAATIYAGVMEYYQPNSASLK, from the coding sequence ATGATAGGATTTAATCGAAAATGGGTCCTGCTCATTATCGGAGTGGGCGTCATTTTTTTTATTTTGCAATTTCAGTTTGATAAAAATAACACGTTTAATGGCCTACAATTACCTCTGTCTGGGAAAATTATTTATTTAGATCCAGGTCACGGTGGGGTAGATGGTGGTGCAGGTAAAGTGGGTGCTTTAGAGAAGGATATTGCTTTAGAGGTTAGCCTTAAGCTAAGAGATTACCTTCAGGAGCAAGGTGCATTAGTTATATTAACAAGAGAACATGATACTGACCTTGCTGATGTAGATACAAAAGGATACTCGAGAAGAAAAGTAGAAGACTTAAAAGAGCGTGTAAAACGCATAAATGAATCGGAAGCGGATATGTTTTTAAGTATCCATTTAAATTCTATACCTTCTGCTAAATGGTCCGGAGCTCAAGCTTTCTTTTCTCCGCATATGAAGGAAAGTGAGGCAGTATCAAAAGCCATTCAGTATCATTTAAAAGGCCAACTAGAAAATACAACTAGAGACGCAAAAGCAGTTAGTAACATATTTATTTTAAAGAACACGACAAAACCGGGTGCCTTGATTGAAATTGGTTTCTTATCCAACCCTGCAGAGAGAGAGCTTTTGGTGCAAGATAAATACCAGGATAGAATTGCTGCAACTATCTATGCAGGAGTGATGGAGTACTATCAACCTAACTCAGCATCTTTAAAGTAA
- a CDS encoding Mrp/NBP35 family ATP-binding protein, whose product MITEQIIREKVGALEDPFLHKPLSETNGIESVSIKEEKNHVSVKVRIAKTGTPEQMALQQKVVQVVKDAGANTVGIRFEDLSPEELESFRLQGGQTGAGLLSPLSKTTFVAIASGKGGVGKSTVSVNLAVALAREGKKVGLVDADIYGFSVPDMMGITKRPVVRGDRIIPVERQGVKVISMGFFVEDNAPVIWRGPMLGKMLNQFFEEVEWGELDYLLLDLPPGTGDVALDLHSMLPASKEIIVTTPHPTAAFVAARAGAMALQTDHEIIGVVENMAYYESKKTGEKEFVFGQGGGPKLADELQTELLGQIPLGQPDWNEEDFAPSVYGQDHPTGKIYTEIAKKVINHTN is encoded by the coding sequence ATGATTACGGAACAAATTATTCGTGAAAAAGTCGGAGCATTAGAAGATCCGTTCTTACATAAACCATTAAGTGAAACAAACGGCATAGAGTCCGTAAGTATTAAAGAAGAGAAGAACCATGTTAGTGTAAAAGTGAGGATAGCCAAAACGGGCACTCCTGAACAAATGGCTCTTCAGCAAAAAGTGGTTCAAGTGGTCAAAGATGCAGGTGCTAATACAGTAGGCATTAGATTTGAGGATCTTTCTCCAGAGGAATTAGAATCGTTCCGTTTACAAGGAGGCCAAACTGGTGCAGGGCTATTATCTCCTTTAAGTAAAACGACGTTTGTGGCAATAGCAAGTGGTAAGGGTGGCGTAGGTAAATCTACCGTTTCTGTAAACCTTGCTGTTGCTCTTGCTAGAGAAGGTAAAAAAGTGGGGCTAGTGGATGCTGACATATATGGGTTTAGTGTACCTGATATGATGGGGATTACAAAACGTCCAGTCGTACGTGGTGACCGCATTATTCCTGTGGAAAGACAAGGGGTAAAAGTGATCTCCATGGGCTTCTTCGTAGAGGATAACGCGCCGGTTATTTGGAGAGGACCAATGTTAGGAAAGATGTTGAATCAGTTTTTTGAAGAAGTAGAGTGGGGAGAATTAGACTACTTACTACTTGACCTACCACCAGGGACAGGAGACGTTGCACTTGATTTGCATTCTATGCTTCCTGCTAGTAAAGAAATAATTGTTACTACTCCTCATCCAACTGCGGCGTTTGTAGCTGCAAGAGCTGGTGCAATGGCTCTACAAACAGATCATGAAATTATTGGTGTTGTAGAAAACATGGCTTATTATGAAAGTAAGAAGACAGGGGAAAAAGAATTTGTCTTTGGTCAAGGTGGGGGTCCTAAATTAGCTGATGAACTTCAAACAGAGCTTTTAGGTCAAATTCCATTGGGACAACCTGACTGGAACGAAGAAGATTTTGCACCTTCTGTATATGGACAAGATCATCCTACAGGAAAAATTTATACGGAAATTGCTAAAAAAGTAATTAACCATACCAACTAA
- the gerD gene encoding spore germination lipoprotein GerD, which translates to MKKNFYFIMVIGIFSTWLAACSGGGEENSGQMDYEQTKKMIVDILKTDDGKKAIEEILTEEKMKQQLIMDQAIVQSTIETTLTSEKGTEFWQKRFEDPKFAETMSKSMKKENEQLLKDLLKDPEYMELMINVMKDPEFEKTIMDALKSKEYREHLQTVVTETLNLPTTQVRMQEIVLKAAEEMAKSGESGGGSGGGGSSEEGGSEEKGAGQEGGSSEEGGGSGGG; encoded by the coding sequence GTGAAGAAAAATTTTTACTTTATCATGGTAATTGGTATCTTTTCTACTTGGTTAGCTGCATGTTCGGGTGGAGGAGAAGAAAATAGTGGGCAAATGGATTATGAACAAACGAAGAAGATGATTGTTGATATATTAAAGACCGATGATGGAAAAAAAGCAATTGAAGAAATTTTAACGGAAGAAAAAATGAAACAACAACTTATTATGGATCAAGCAATTGTACAGAGTACCATAGAGACTACTCTTACCTCTGAAAAGGGTACGGAGTTTTGGCAAAAGCGATTCGAAGATCCAAAGTTTGCTGAGACTATGTCTAAAAGCATGAAAAAAGAAAATGAACAACTGTTAAAAGACCTATTGAAAGATCCAGAATACATGGAACTGATGATTAACGTAATGAAAGATCCAGAATTTGAAAAAACTATCATGGATGCTTTAAAAAGCAAAGAATACCGTGAACATCTTCAAACAGTTGTGACAGAAACACTTAACCTACCTACTACACAAGTCCGTATGCAAGAAATTGTGTTAAAAGCAGCGGAAGAAATGGCTAAAAGCGGTGAGTCTGGTGGTGGCAGTGGTGGTGGTGGTTCTTCTGAAGAAGGTGGTAGTGAAGAAAAAGGAGCTGGACAAGAGGGTGGTTCTTCTGAAGAAGGTGGAGGCAGTGGCGGGGGATAA
- a CDS encoding KinB-signaling pathway activation protein, translating into MTSRYWVRLFVTTLFLGGLTSGVLGFIFRWDEFSTHFVNVEISEIITAFLWLVGVGFIFSVISQMGFFSYLTIHRFGLGIFKGPSLWNGVQWVIIGVALFDLVYLRYNAFADEGEGLSSYVTFAAIFAVICVMIALVKRQQARHTFTSAFFFMVVATLVEALPAFRSNEMSYVYLMVSTLIICNGYQLLRLPHYIELSKKATKERLDRKAAQA; encoded by the coding sequence GTGACGAGTAGATATTGGGTTCGTTTGTTTGTAACCACTCTTTTTTTGGGAGGGCTTACATCTGGAGTGCTTGGTTTTATATTCAGATGGGACGAGTTTTCTACACACTTTGTTAATGTAGAAATTTCGGAAATTATAACGGCATTTTTATGGCTTGTTGGTGTAGGGTTTATCTTTAGTGTGATTAGCCAAATGGGTTTCTTCTCATATTTAACTATACACCGCTTTGGTTTAGGGATATTTAAAGGGCCGTCTTTATGGAACGGTGTTCAGTGGGTTATCATCGGGGTCGCTCTATTCGACTTAGTATATCTTAGGTACAATGCTTTTGCAGACGAAGGCGAAGGTCTAAGTTCTTATGTAACTTTTGCAGCAATTTTTGCGGTGATTTGTGTAATGATTGCTCTAGTTAAAAGACAACAAGCAAGACATACGTTTACCTCAGCATTCTTCTTTATGGTGGTAGCTACATTAGTAGAAGCTTTGCCAGCATTTCGAAGTAATGAAATGAGCTATGTTTACTTAATGGTATCTACACTGATTATTTGCAACGGATATCAGTTACTAAGATTGCCACATTATATTGAACTGTCTAAGAAAGCTACTAAAGAACGCTTAGATAGGAAAGCTGCACAAGCATAA
- the pdaB gene encoding polysaccharide deacetylase family sporulation protein PdaB, which yields MNSFFVINGSKMKRGLLVVLVAFFTALFVYTQTVSTTTVFKTDNGTRAVYSGKDGIALTFNIGWGDKQAVPIIEQLVSENVKQATFFLSGSWAERHPDTVELIKKSGFEIGSLGYAYVDYTDLPDDKIKRDILKSQEVFTKLNVKDVKLLRTPTGHFNEKVISISDKLGFSLIHWSITTDDWKNPGVDKIVENASKTKKGDIVLLHASDAAKQTSKALPEILNKLKNKGEFVTVSTLLSNGNIKTKLVP from the coding sequence ATGAATTCTTTCTTCGTAATTAATGGTTCCAAAATGAAAAGAGGACTGCTAGTAGTCCTCGTTGCTTTCTTTACTGCACTATTTGTGTATACACAAACCGTTTCTACTACTACTGTATTTAAAACGGATAATGGAACCAGAGCTGTTTATTCTGGTAAAGATGGTATTGCACTCACATTTAATATTGGATGGGGTGACAAGCAAGCCGTACCAATAATTGAGCAATTAGTTTCCGAAAACGTTAAACAGGCCACTTTCTTTTTATCAGGTTCTTGGGCGGAAAGACATCCTGATACAGTGGAACTCATCAAGAAAAGTGGGTTTGAAATCGGATCTCTTGGATATGCTTACGTTGATTACACTGATTTACCAGACGATAAGATTAAACGTGATATTTTAAAATCACAAGAAGTTTTCACGAAATTAAACGTAAAAGATGTAAAACTACTTAGAACACCTACTGGTCATTTCAATGAAAAAGTTATTTCTATTAGCGATAAGTTAGGATTTAGCTTAATACATTGGAGTATTACAACAGATGACTGGAAAAACCCAGGAGTAGATAAAATTGTTGAGAACGCTTCTAAAACAAAAAAAGGAGACATTGTTTTGTTACACGCATCGGATGCTGCCAAACAAACTTCCAAGGCACTCCCTGAAATCTTGAACAAATTAAAAAACAAGGGTGAGTTTGTTACAGTAAGTACACTTCTTTCTAACGGAAACATCAAAACAAAATTAGTACCTTAA